CATTAATTTTACtaaatcgatttatgatccaaatcaAATTGTCACTTTGCACCGACTAATATGCAacgggagattggctggctggacACTGAcgtcgccgccatgttgccagagagAAGTCACTACGACATTCAGCAGACAAGGACTGTGCatgttttcagaataaaagagcTAAAACGACaagattacatggattttaataaatgatccatataaaaataataactgatagtGAAATATAAGTATATATAAATATCAAATGATCAGATTATtataaatatgtgtatatagattcaaaataaatatttaaacatatatgaaactgtattatgtatacagttttattttaaatcattgagtacatcttttcatttaactgagaaaacacaagaaaggggattctgcttttatgtttcactgtcagttattattttaacatggatcatttatgaaatgattgattaaaatccatgtaatctcattgtttgagctttttattacaaaaacgtgcacagtccttgtcttctgtattgaatgacgtagcgacttgcctctggcaacatggcggcgatGGCAACGTCTGGCCAGCCAGTCTCCTGTCAtatatgtctgtgctcagtgatacgtgaatttggatcataaatcaattcAGTTTTATAAATGTAATGCTGTCGCTTTGTTGTTAACCTGATAACTTGCAGATTTTTGTCTTCTTGGCagacttgcctctattaacgTGGCGGGAACATACGGAGAAAACAACGGAGAAGGTGATTTTCCAACTTCCGGTGTGAAGTACAGCgtttgctgcttgcatacgtcacgactacgctgcgcctgaaagtactgcccctcgtcactgattggtcctgtcactttctaaccgggcccaaacggttcagacgggagctttgcaagatgcaccagtgagaaacacggaaacagccgtatccatctgctttgcaaggttaaaacatacctgcaccatgagtgaagttatccattCAGTTGGGAATGGTCTTCAATAAAGGACAGAGTACAGGCTTCTCATTCAGGGCATATTCTGCTTTCATTCAGGGCATTCTCacaggaccaggtaggtttggatggctttttttttccttaataaatgaaattataatttaaaaactgtattgtATTGACTGGAGTTGTCTTGGtctaattttaaaattgtttatgaCATATAAATGTGACATATGCAAAGCAATGGGGGCAAATTCTGTTTCTCAGCACTGAAACTCTAAAGGAGAAATTCTCTTTTGATAGATTGTTTTGATATGATGaaggaaaatgtgttttcagtcatttcttgGTCATTTGTAGTCAGTAGAAATTGTATTTTAAGCCACAGCCCTAGCACAGAGAAGACTAAAGGTTAAGAGTTCAGTCCAGCTGGAGCGTTTCTACTCTGTGGTTTCACAGCTTTAAACGTTTCCTGCAGATGCAGAGATGAGAACTGAGAATAAGGTACGCATTTAGTTTTAGAACATCCTGTCATTGTCTGCAGAGCGGCACACTCAGTCTTACCGTCACTGAGCAGATAGACTTTGCTAGAGAGGGTTTTtcttttatatctttattttataGAGAGATTAAAAATGGTGTCTGCTAAAGCCGTGGCCGTCTGTCTCACCGTCGTTGTTATTGTAGTCATTATTATAGTTCTTCCTTCAGTGCTGCTGACTCCTCCGACAGCTCAGTTCAGGGCGAGATTCATGAAGAAATGTTTGGAGTTtccagaagaagaaaaaatgtaagTGTTTTCAGTTTGCTGCCATTTCTATCAAGCTCAAAATTgtaattaacattttttcaacagCTGGAATCCGAACTTGCCTCTTTAAATCTaccagcttttatttttcagctgtGAGAGCGTACAGGCTACCTTTGAACAAGCCTTCATAGGAAAGGACGAACGTAACGTTACTGAGGGGAACTATTGTCCACTTTTTGATGAATTCCAATTTAAGCATCCCTGTGACAAAGTAAATATCCTCTATCAACTTACTGTTTACTTCTTTCACTttcacttaaagggatacttcaacattttggcaaaccagcccattgccataattcctatagtcttagtcagtggttttcaaactttttttcacaCCTAAGGTCAAgccaaggcacaccatattcatatcaatacaagaCCGACTTTTTAATAATGTAACAGTCAAGGtggtccataaggggggataaaggggagaggtttctggtcCCCAGACGACTGGGGGTggctaaagtgggcaaaagcTGCCtgagaggtggcaaaaattggttaaagtgatgataaaacatggcaaaattggataaaaagtggcaagaaaaagtcaaaaatggtaaacaattggcataaggtgcagaaaaatggattaatagtggcaaaaaatgttgaaagtgtcaaaaaggtggcaaaaatgggttacaagtggcctaaagggttaaatgttgtaaaaaaggtggttaaaatggtttgaaagtgatttaaaaaatgggcaaaatcaggcaaaagaagtggccaaacaaaggcaaagtgagtgaaaattagcaagaaggtggcaaaaatgggtttaaagtgtcaaaaaggtgacaaatgaggttacaagtggcaaaaaaggcttaaaattgctaaaatgtggtaagaagtgatgaaaaaattggcaaaaaatgtccaaagaaaatagcaaaagtaggcaaaaaccatcaaaaaggtagcaaaaatgggttaaatgtggcaaaaagttgcaaaaaatggatcaaaagtatttttaaaaagttgcaaaaatgcaaaaagaaaaagcagcaaaaatggtttaagtttacaaaattagtggcaaaatgggtagaaaaattggttagtttggttaaaagtagcaccGACAACTAACGGACATGAACCTGTTACTAAGACtctaggaattatggcaatgggcgaatttgccaaaatgttgaagtattcATTTGAGTTAAAGTCGATGCTAATGTGTGGATTTACCTGTGTTGTAAACTTTGTTGGTATTAGACAATGTTCTGGAGCAAAACAAAGGATCTGGTCCATAAGTTAACTAAGAACAGGGACAGCTTCATCACGCTGGAGGACACTCTGTTGGGAAATGTGCTGGATGGACAAGTATGGTGTGGAAAGGCAGGCAACAAAGGTAAGATTCAATAATTCCCtcaaacaacacatcagacGTTGAAACTTTATggaaaatatttgctcattttgaattgatAGAAGCAGCAACGCATCTCAAAACACatcttcttcattaaaagaagaacaaagaacagcagtgagttgttttcttttcaaaaacaacaaaagtcgtgtactgacatgtctacagtcgccatggttcgtgttatgcagttctctatggagtttactcctcgttagcggctatgtcacgtgttttgttgctctgattggctcgtaaagataagacagacagaacattcgtccagtcaccctcctgctgttgtgatggatgggATTTAGCATTGTATTGCTGATATATGctagacgttgtctggatgggagcacatgttgctcttaaatctctctctacttctcagcattgatagttcctttccagatgttagagctgcccataGGCACTAACCCAActtcataccatcagagatgcaggctttagaactgagccaggagaacaagctagATGCGCCCTCTCCTCTTAAGGTCACGGGACACAGTGTGCATGGTTTCCAGATagagttttacattttgatatatctgaccacagaacagttttctgttgagctttggcccagagctTTGCTGCTTCTGGATCATTTTAACATGTGGCTTCTTGGCATTGTACAGTTTTAAGTTGCATTTGTGGACGGCATGGTGAACTCTGTTGACAGacaatttctggaagtgttcctgagcccgtGCAGTGATTCCCAGTGTAGAatcatgactgtttttatttcagtgccacctgagggcctgagGATTATGAGTATCCAATACTGATTTTTGACCTTGTCCGTTGCACACAcagatttctgcagattttctgatttttttgatgATAATATGGACTGTAGATCAGGgatcatcaactacatttgtacaaggtcCAGCTTATGTCTATGCAGACACTGTGGGGGCCGGGCGGTTAAATaagcaaaattttaaaaacatttttgtctagaataattatatttacttttaaactGACCTTATTTCAAGCCTTAAGCAGAGGAGTCAGTTTCTATCACCTATAccgcagccagccacaagggggcgagtGAGGTATGTAAGCCACATATATCTGGGGCTGCTGTTTAGTTTGAtgtgattggtgaaaaacacatgaaacaaaaaggtTTAACTCTCAGGCAGTGACAAATAAACTCTCAAACCGCCATAACTGTGAAATTTATGCAGGAATcagcagctttaatcaagaaagGACCTATGAGTATGTGTTTGTCATGCAGCTTATTTTATAACAATTATTAACAATAGTTAGATTTTTGTAAgactgatcaaacattaagccaaTCTTCAACCCTtcacctactgagtctaaaaatggagatttggacatattttgttattctggctgtaaaatagtcaggaaatgccctaagtctgagagctttggtcccttttcccaggagtacttgaacttttcaacatctggttaatgattattgcacattatatggaattgtcagcagtttaaaagaagaaaaacacaaacactgatttgtttttcatggcttttatgagaagaaatgttgttattgctcatgaatttttgatttgacatttgaaatgtgaacctatacatgtttagaacaatcagcagtcatttttggagtctaggactctgggtgtgtaaaacacagtgcaaaagataactatatacataggccacaattaatgcaaataaaggtggaaaaatgcattctcaacattctcagtaacatattgttattgcacatgacagacacgcacaaatgccactatctaacgctatttttagaaaacaaaacaccactctcgctcgctctccttttactctcttccttcactctcctttctcactcatcttctgccaaagctgctgttttcaccgtgctgtttgacattaccgtaatatatataccacacatcatttattgccagaaagcacagattctcagctctctgacagcgttggaattttttagattgagcaaactttccaggagttacagtgttgagaatccgtgtagcggtctcgtggtacttctggtgttttgctatgaatgcccacgccATATGGTTccgagtaccgtaatgaaccatatatgtgtgcatgcccaaAATTCTCCGCTTTCCAACAcagttggaatttttctgattggacaaactttgacagagttacggtaataatactcctgacatataaaacacagcgccggcaccggctcagtaggtaaagggttacaAATAGTTTcaatctctcttatttttggGGTTACTTTAAAAGGAAGGAAAGTAAAGACACCCTAAATAAAGCACTATATTATTGTATTCATTTATAAATAatgctgatttatttttgttgaaggttttctatatttgttaaaatgacCTTGAGTGACTTTGAAAGGGTTGAGTGTACGGTAGACTGAAGCTTCTATAatgaaaaagtaacaaaaattgttctgtgtgtttgtatatAGAAATATACACTAAATGTGGAAGCGGTGAGCCCAACCCTGTGAGTTCATTCTGGAGAGCTGCCTCTACAAGGGTAAATGTCAAACAGGAAACCACTAATTTTTATCAACAAATACGTCTGAATGTGGAAAAAGGTGGAGTAATAGGAAAGATGTTATCATAGCTTAGTCTGTGTGAGGCCTGAAGTCAGTACACTGTTATAAATCAGTTTGTCTATTAACAGAAATACACTTATATACTCATTATTATTTGTTAGAATAATGCATAGAAGTGATTTAGCAGAAGCCtt
Above is a genomic segment from Cheilinus undulatus linkage group 19, ASM1832078v1, whole genome shotgun sequence containing:
- the LOC121527530 gene encoding ADP-ribosyl cyclase/cyclic ADP-ribose hydrolase 1-like isoform X1; translated protein: MVSAKAVAVCLTVVVIVVIIIVLPSVLLTPPTAQFRARFMKKCLEFPEEEKICESVQATFEQAFIGKDERNVTEGNYCPLFDEFQFKHPCDKTMFWSKTKDLVHKLTKNRDSFITLEDTLLGNVLDGQVWCGKAGNKEIYTKCGSGEPNPVSSFWRAASTRFAEYACGNVTVMLDGEREEPYDSNSFFGSVEVPNLKPTRVARLTVVLVTEKNGNQCNKGALMKLKNMLTQKGIGYACKEVEKSQIEKCIQESSPRGACEELVSN